A portion of the Bacillota bacterium genome contains these proteins:
- a CDS encoding YaaL family protein: MVQKAAALASTMLEQWPAAKSPEVSLTDEVERARIEWHLARRYFETVTDPDLIDYAIYNLKATERRYSYLLKQVRQETSEVI; this comes from the coding sequence ATGGTGCAAAAAGCGGCGGCGCTGGCCAGCACCATGCTGGAACAGTGGCCCGCAGCCAAATCACCGGAGGTAAGCCTCACCGACGAAGTAGAACGGGCCCGGATAGAGTGGCACCTGGCCCGGCGCTACTTCGAGACAGTTACCGATCCGGATTTGATCGATTATGCTATTTACAACCTTAAGGCCACTGAACGCAGATATTCTTATCTATTAAAACAGGTTCGCCAGGAAACCAGTGAGGTGA